GATTAGGCCAATTGATGATGTCGCACTTTAGCTATAGCTACTGGTTGACCCTCAATCAGCCCCTTGGCGATCACATTACCCTCTATTGGGGCGAAAACAAACCGCGAACGATCCCCATGACTTTTCGCGTATCTGCCTCAGAGCAAGCTTTAGAAGAAGGACACCAAGCGCAAAACTAAATGCGAGTGAATTGATGTCGGTTCGCGATGAAGTTGCCGAAAATAGATAGAAAATGACACTTTGAAAGCCCACGGTCGTGGGCTTTTTTGTGTCTTTCACTAAGATTCATTATTCCTCATCCCCGTAAAAATGAGGCGTTCAGCGTTCTAAAATGTCAGTCACATCCCCTGATGTGCATGCCGTATGGACATTTAGTGGATCTATTTTGGAGGGGCAGTAGATGTTTAGTTGTTTTTATCGTATTTCTATGAGGTCATTATGTTAATGCGGATTTAAAAATACGGATTTAAAAATACGGATTTTCCCTTAGAAAATTAATTTTTCAATACTATTTTTATTTGCTGCATCATTATCTAGCGCTCTAAATCAAGCTTTTCGCTAACCACTTTGTTATGCAGTTTTACAGGAAATTCATAGTCTATAACGTGTTACATATTTATAAATATTGGTAACTAAGCTAAGGAAGTAATATGATTAATTAACTGTTATTCTTGAGTTTAATCATAGCTCTCTTGATTGAGATAGAACAGTGATTGCGTATGCCAGAGCTAAGTTTTGAGTAGAAACGTGGGAGTAATAATTTGTTTCTCATTGACGTAGTGAAATTGACTTTCTTCATTAGGTAAAATTCATGGCTAACTATTCAGATGAACTTCTGATTGCAGAAGAGACATATAGTTATTTCTTAGTTGATTTGCCCAGACTCGGGATACCCAGTGGCGCATTTGGCTTACAGCTCGGCCGAAAAGGGGACACAGAGAGAGAGAAAGGACATGATGAGCTAGCAAAGCTCTACTATGTGCTCGCAAAAATCATGTTGTTTAGGTTTTCGCCAAGTAGCGTCAATGATCCTTACCGAACTTATGAGCTAGATTCAATTCCGGTGAATCTTACTGATAATGACTTAGATATATTGGAAAAGCTTTCACCGCATTGTGAGTGCCTTGCTATCAAAGCACGAATTGCTGACATTAGATGGCTTCTCGTAAAGCCCAAAAACTTTAAAGATGCGATAACTACTATCGAGTATTATTCGGAGTACCCTGCAGAACCTGTGACTTGGTGCGAGGGTGTGAAAGACTTTTACGAGCGTGCATTATGTCTTGGTTTGCAGCTGCGAAAAGGGGCAGAAAACCAAGTCACTGCGTTGGAAAGAAGACTGTTATCCTCTCTAGAAGGTGACTTCATTGATTCCAGCCCATACTTTCACCTTCACGTGGCTAACCTCCTATTCGAGTATGGCTTAGCTAAAGAGAAGTCGACTTGGTTAGGAATTCGTTTTTTAGAAAGAGGTCAGTACTTTATTAGAGAAAAGAACTTCAACGCAGCCCGTAGTTATTTAATGTTTGCTGCTGACCGATTTGGTGCTGAGGACGATGACGAACAATGGTTGCTTTGCAAATACTTTGCCGCTAATTCATGGGAGTTGGAGGCTGAAGATAGAGAGCATTCTTTTGTTAGAAAGTATTTCTATGAAAAAGCTTTTCATGCATATACAGCCATTCCAACGAGATTTAGGGACAAATTAGAGATAGAAAGCAAAATACTCAAACTTAGAAATACATTGAGGGTTGTTGGTCAAGAAGCCGTTGCCGAATTGCCTGTTATAAATATGCCTTCAGTAGATGTATCTGCATCTGTAAAAGCTTCGAGAGAGTGTATGTCAGGTTTGGCTGATACAGCTACTGCTTTACAATCTCTAGCACTAATCTGTAAACCTGTAACTTTGCTATATGCTGAAGATTCACTGAAAAGCCAACTTGAGAATACATTCTTCAATAGGCTATTTGGTACAGTAAAATTCACAAGCGATGGCCGTTCTGCAGGGCGGTCAAATCCCTTTGGTATCGAAAGTAATGCCGAGGAAAGTGATAAATTAACTGTGCTTGTTGAGACAGCTTGTCACTATGCAGATTTTGTTGCTCAGGCCTCAATTGTTCATGGGCTAAACCAATTATTGGAAGAGCATCGAATATCCTTTAATCAATTACTCGAAATGTGCAGGTTGAGTCCATTAGTTCCCACTGATAGAGCACGGTTATTTGCCCGAGGGCTCTATTTTGGTTTTGAGTATGACTTTGCTACTGCCATCCATATGTTGGTGCCTCAATGGGAACATATCGTTAGAAACGTCTTAAACGAAAGTAGTGTCTCAACTACCGTGATTAAAGACAACCAAGAAACGGAGGTTGGACTATCTACGCTTCTCGAAAAAAAAGAAACAGCCGAGATATTCGACCAAGATTTATTGTTTGAGATGAAAGCCCTCCTCGTACATTGGCATGGTCCAAACTTAAGAAATAATATCGCTCATGGGCTCATTTCTACCAATGAAGCGGGTAGTTATTTTGCTGTGTATTGGTGGTGGAGGTCGCTAAGGCTCATTGTGACGTCACTTGGTCCTGTGTTTGAGGAGAATTACAATTCAACCAATGTTTAGCAGTGAAAGGAATAAGAAGTTGCGTTAGCGGCTTATGCTTTCAAAAATAAATTGAGAGCTTCATTTGAGTAAGTTTAGTTAACTCTAATCAAATAGTTTGAACATCAAATCTAATTTGAAATATCCAACCGAAAGGCTGTAAAAACCCATCCATGCTCTTCTTATGCTTTAAGTCGATTAAACCTAGCGCTTATATTT
The nucleotide sequence above comes from Vibrio stylophorae. Encoded proteins:
- a CDS encoding DUF4209 domain-containing protein; the protein is MANYSDELLIAEETYSYFLVDLPRLGIPSGAFGLQLGRKGDTEREKGHDELAKLYYVLAKIMLFRFSPSSVNDPYRTYELDSIPVNLTDNDLDILEKLSPHCECLAIKARIADIRWLLVKPKNFKDAITTIEYYSEYPAEPVTWCEGVKDFYERALCLGLQLRKGAENQVTALERRLLSSLEGDFIDSSPYFHLHVANLLFEYGLAKEKSTWLGIRFLERGQYFIREKNFNAARSYLMFAADRFGAEDDDEQWLLCKYFAANSWELEAEDREHSFVRKYFYEKAFHAYTAIPTRFRDKLEIESKILKLRNTLRVVGQEAVAELPVINMPSVDVSASVKASRECMSGLADTATALQSLALICKPVTLLYAEDSLKSQLENTFFNRLFGTVKFTSDGRSAGRSNPFGIESNAEESDKLTVLVETACHYADFVAQASIVHGLNQLLEEHRISFNQLLEMCRLSPLVPTDRARLFARGLYFGFEYDFATAIHMLVPQWEHIVRNVLNESSVSTTVIKDNQETEVGLSTLLEKKETAEIFDQDLLFEMKALLVHWHGPNLRNNIAHGLISTNEAGSYFAVYWWWRSLRLIVTSLGPVFEENYNSTNV